One region of Pseudomonas sp. ABC1 genomic DNA includes:
- the argS gene encoding arginine--tRNA ligase: MKDSIRHLIQQALDRLSAEGVLPAGLTPAIQVENTKDKTHGDFASNIALMLAKPAGQKPRDLAEKLISALPPSAEVSKVEIAGPGFLNFFQNSDALAERLESALADARLGVRKANAHQRVIVDLSSPNLAKEMHVGHLRSTIIGDGVARVLAFLGDEVIRQNHVGDWGTQFGMLLAFMEENPAAAESELSDLEGFYRAAKKRFDDSPEFADRARELVVRLQAGDEQCLKLWQRFNDISLSHCQKVYDRLGVNLGMADVKGESAYNAALPGIVQALREKGLLTEDDGAQCVFLDEYQNAEGKPLPVIVQKAGGGYLYATTDLAAMRYRSQELKADRALYFVDQRQALHFQMAFEVARRAGFVHDGMQLEHMGFGTMNGADGRPFKTRDGGTVKLIDLLDEAEQRAYALVKGKNPALDEAELRQIAHAVGIGAVKYADLSKHRTSDYSFNFEQMLSFEGNTAPYLLYAYTRVASIFRKLDSNLDAPLEGRIVLQAEQEQALAAKLAQFGEVLNGVGEKGVPHLLCAYLYDLAGLFSSFYEHCPVLAAEDPETRQSRLRLAALTGRTLRQGLELLGLETLERM; encoded by the coding sequence ATGAAAGACAGTATTCGCCATCTGATCCAGCAAGCCCTCGACCGTCTGAGTGCCGAAGGTGTGCTGCCCGCCGGGCTGACGCCGGCCATCCAGGTGGAGAACACCAAGGACAAGACCCACGGGGACTTCGCCAGCAACATCGCGCTGATGCTGGCCAAACCCGCCGGGCAGAAGCCTCGCGACCTCGCGGAGAAGCTGATCTCCGCCCTGCCGCCGTCCGCTGAAGTCAGCAAGGTGGAAATCGCCGGGCCGGGCTTTCTAAACTTCTTCCAGAACAGCGATGCCCTGGCCGAGCGCCTTGAAAGCGCGCTGGCCGACGCCCGGCTTGGCGTACGCAAGGCCAACGCCCATCAGCGCGTGATCGTCGACCTGTCCTCGCCCAACCTGGCCAAGGAGATGCACGTCGGCCACCTGCGCTCGACCATCATCGGCGATGGCGTGGCGCGCGTGCTGGCGTTCCTCGGCGACGAGGTGATCCGGCAGAACCACGTCGGCGACTGGGGCACCCAGTTCGGCATGCTGCTGGCCTTCATGGAGGAAAATCCCGCCGCTGCGGAAAGCGAGCTGTCGGACCTCGAAGGCTTCTACCGCGCAGCCAAGAAACGCTTCGACGACTCGCCCGAGTTCGCCGACCGTGCCCGCGAGCTGGTGGTGCGCCTGCAAGCAGGCGACGAGCAGTGCCTGAAACTCTGGCAGCGCTTCAACGATATCTCCCTGTCCCATTGCCAGAAGGTCTACGACCGCCTCGGCGTCAACCTGGGCATGGCCGACGTCAAGGGCGAAAGCGCCTACAACGCCGCGCTGCCGGGCATCGTCCAGGCGCTGCGCGAGAAAGGCCTGCTGACCGAGGACGATGGCGCCCAGTGCGTGTTCCTCGACGAATACCAGAATGCCGAAGGCAAACCGCTGCCGGTGATCGTGCAGAAGGCTGGCGGCGGCTACCTCTATGCCACCACCGACCTGGCGGCCATGCGCTACCGCAGCCAGGAACTCAAGGCCGACCGCGCGCTGTATTTCGTCGACCAGCGCCAGGCCCTGCACTTCCAGATGGCCTTCGAAGTGGCCCGCCGCGCAGGCTTCGTGCATGACGGCATGCAACTGGAGCACATGGGCTTCGGCACCATGAACGGTGCCGATGGGCGCCCATTCAAGACCCGTGACGGCGGCACCGTGAAGCTGATCGACCTGCTCGACGAAGCCGAGCAACGCGCCTACGCCCTGGTCAAGGGCAAGAACCCGGCGCTGGACGAGGCCGAACTGCGCCAGATCGCCCATGCCGTCGGCATCGGCGCGGTGAAGTACGCCGACCTCAGCAAGCACCGCACCAGCGACTACAGCTTCAACTTCGAACAGATGCTCAGCTTCGAGGGCAACACCGCGCCCTACCTGCTGTACGCCTACACCCGCGTGGCGAGCATCTTCCGCAAGCTCGACAGCAACCTCGATGCTCCGCTGGAAGGTCGCATCGTTCTGCAGGCCGAGCAGGAGCAGGCCCTGGCGGCCAAGCTGGCGCAGTTCGGCGAAGTGCTGAACGGCGTTGGCGAGAAAGGCGTGCCGCACCTGCTGTGCGCCTACCTGTATGACCTCGCGGGCCTGTTCTCCAGCTTCTACGAGCACTGCCCGGTACTCGCCGCCGAAGACCCGGAAACCCGCCAGAGCCGCCTGCGCCTGGCCGCACTGACGGGCCGGACCCTGCGCCAGGGCCTGGAGCTGCTGGGCCTGGAAACCTTGGAGCGTATGTAA
- a CDS encoding SPOR domain-containing protein — protein sequence MAARKKPAPKRGASRYQAPQKKPVPGWVWLLCGLLIGGFVMFLMNLDPAGDEVKRPREEARKTEAPKPSTSRSEPQAKPKYDFYTLLPESEVILPPEAEKPVEPATKPVTPAEAAKIDAARAEAALKGEVPPPPPPVIAKATTTQLFLQAGSFRKQGDAEQVRAEILMHGHNVRVESGTVRGETWYRVLVGPFSSREQMSKAQQSLAKDGYSNLLPQQRQN from the coding sequence GTGGCCGCCAGGAAGAAACCCGCACCCAAGCGCGGCGCCAGCCGTTACCAGGCGCCGCAGAAGAAGCCCGTGCCCGGCTGGGTATGGCTGCTGTGCGGCCTGCTGATCGGCGGGTTCGTGATGTTCCTGATGAACCTCGATCCCGCCGGTGACGAGGTCAAGCGTCCCCGGGAGGAAGCCCGCAAGACCGAGGCGCCCAAACCCTCGACGAGCCGCTCGGAGCCCCAGGCCAAGCCCAAGTACGACTTCTATACGCTGCTGCCGGAGTCGGAAGTCATCCTGCCACCCGAGGCGGAGAAGCCGGTCGAGCCAGCCACCAAGCCGGTGACACCAGCAGAAGCGGCGAAGATAGACGCCGCCCGCGCCGAGGCCGCGCTCAAGGGCGAAGTCCCGCCGCCACCGCCACCGGTGATCGCCAAGGCCACGACCACACAACTCTTCCTGCAGGCCGGCTCGTTCCGCAAACAGGGCGATGCCGAGCAAGTCCGTGCGGAAATTCTCATGCACGGGCACAACGTGCGGGTGGAAAGCGGCACCGTGCGGGGCGAAACCTGGTACCGCGTACTGGTCGGCCCCTTCTCCAGTCGTGAGCAGATGAGCAAGGCCCAGCAGTCACTGGCGAAGGATGGCTACAGCAACCTGCTGCCCCAGCAGCGGCAGAACTGA
- a CDS encoding CDP-6-deoxy-delta-3,4-glucoseen reductase, with translation MKVTLQPCGAVLEVRPGEPLLDAARRLGYECPHGCRNGNCHVCEALLVEGRVQQQGVVLDHGEFFACMAVPLEDCVVLWDGVLAPGELPVRELGCQVLACDDLGGDVFRLRLLAPAGKPPRYHAGQYLLIKREDGAESAFSLASAPGQGRELEVHVLAREASATDLLAFLRREGVARVRMPFGDTHLAELPDGPLVLIAAGTGVAQMHSLIEHCRHSGFAHPVHLYWGARTPEDFYQLPHWDEWREVPGLVVHQVVSESCGWGGRCGLLHEAVCEDFPDLSRLHVYASGSPAMVYGTLDALVEAGMDAHQMRADVFAYAPR, from the coding sequence ATGAAAGTGACCTTGCAGCCTTGCGGCGCGGTGCTGGAGGTGCGCCCCGGCGAGCCCTTGCTCGATGCCGCCCGACGTCTTGGCTATGAATGCCCCCACGGTTGCCGGAATGGCAACTGCCATGTCTGCGAAGCCTTGCTGGTCGAGGGCCGTGTGCAGCAACAGGGTGTCGTCCTCGACCATGGCGAATTCTTCGCCTGCATGGCAGTGCCCCTGGAGGATTGCGTCGTACTCTGGGATGGCGTGCTGGCGCCTGGCGAGTTGCCGGTGCGCGAGCTCGGCTGCCAGGTGCTGGCCTGTGATGACCTGGGTGGCGATGTGTTCCGTCTGCGCCTGCTGGCACCTGCCGGCAAGCCGCCGCGTTACCACGCCGGGCAATACCTGCTGATCAAGCGTGAGGACGGTGCGGAGTCGGCCTTTTCCCTGGCCTCGGCGCCAGGGCAGGGGCGCGAACTGGAGGTGCATGTGCTGGCACGGGAAGCTTCGGCCACCGACCTGCTGGCCTTCCTGCGGCGCGAAGGCGTGGCCCGCGTGCGCATGCCGTTTGGCGACACGCACCTGGCCGAATTGCCCGACGGGCCGCTGGTGTTGATCGCCGCCGGCACCGGTGTGGCACAGATGCACAGCCTGATCGAACACTGCCGGCACAGCGGCTTTGCCCATCCGGTGCACCTGTACTGGGGGGCACGCACGCCGGAGGATTTCTACCAGCTACCGCATTGGGACGAATGGCGCGAGGTGCCCGGGCTGGTCGTGCACCAGGTGGTCAGTGAGTCGTGTGGCTGGGGCGGGCGTTGCGGGCTGCTGCACGAGGCGGTATGCGAAGACTTCCCCGACCTGTCACGGCTGCATGTCTACGCCAGCGGCTCTCCAGCGATGGTCTACGGCACGCTGGATGCGCTGGTGGAGGCGGGCATGGACGCGCACCAGATGCGCGCCGATGTCTTCGCCTACGCGCCACGATAA
- the ubiD gene encoding 4-hydroxy-3-polyprenylbenzoate decarboxylase, with product MNYSDLRDFIRALEQRGELKRIQTPVSPVLEMTEICDRTLRKKGPALLFENPVGFDMPVLGNLFGTPERVALGMGADDVSALREIGKLLAMLKEPEPPKGLKDAWSKLPIYRKVLSMAPKVRKDAICQEVIIEGDDVDLGQLPVQTCWPGDAAPLITWGLTVTRGPNKERQNLGIYRQQVIGRNKVIMRWLSHRGGALDFREWCEKYPDRPYPVAVALGADPATILGAVTPVPDSLSEYAFAGLLRGNRSELVKCIGSDLQVPAGAEIILEGHIYPGEMADEGPYGDHTGYYNEVDRFPVFTVERITRRRDAIYHSTYTGRPPDEPAVLGVALNEVFVPILQKQFPEITDFYLPPEGCSYRMAVVTMKKQYPGHAKRVMLGVWSFLRQFMYTKFVIVTDDDINARDWNDVIWAITTRMDPKRDTVMIDNTPIDYLDFASPVSGLGSKMGLDATHKWPGETSREWGRAIVKDPAVTARVDELWPQLGLD from the coding sequence TTGAACTATTCCGATCTCCGCGACTTCATCCGCGCCCTCGAGCAGCGCGGCGAACTGAAGCGTATCCAGACGCCGGTATCGCCGGTGCTGGAAATGACCGAAATCTGCGACCGGACCCTGCGCAAGAAGGGCCCGGCCTTGCTGTTCGAGAACCCGGTCGGCTTCGACATGCCGGTGCTGGGCAACCTGTTCGGCACGCCCGAGCGGGTCGCGCTGGGCATGGGCGCCGATGACGTCTCCGCCCTGCGCGAGATCGGCAAGTTGTTGGCGATGCTCAAGGAGCCGGAGCCGCCCAAGGGGCTCAAGGACGCTTGGTCCAAGCTGCCGATCTACCGCAAGGTGCTGTCCATGGCGCCCAAGGTGCGCAAGGACGCGATCTGCCAGGAAGTGATCATCGAAGGTGACGACGTCGATCTCGGTCAACTGCCGGTGCAGACCTGCTGGCCGGGCGATGCCGCGCCGCTGATCACCTGGGGGCTGACCGTCACCCGGGGTCCGAACAAGGAGCGGCAGAACCTCGGCATCTACCGCCAGCAGGTGATCGGCCGCAACAAGGTCATCATGCGCTGGCTCAGCCACCGTGGTGGCGCCCTGGATTTCCGCGAGTGGTGCGAGAAGTACCCCGACCGCCCTTATCCGGTGGCCGTGGCGCTGGGTGCCGACCCGGCGACCATCCTCGGTGCGGTTACGCCGGTCCCCGACAGCCTGTCCGAGTACGCCTTCGCCGGCCTGCTGCGCGGCAACCGCAGTGAGCTGGTCAAGTGCATCGGCAGCGACCTGCAGGTGCCGGCTGGCGCCGAGATTATCCTCGAAGGCCACATCTATCCGGGCGAGATGGCCGATGAAGGGCCGTATGGCGACCACACGGGTTATTACAACGAGGTGGACCGCTTCCCGGTGTTCACCGTCGAACGTATCACCCGTCGCCGCGATGCGATCTACCACAGCACCTACACCGGTCGTCCGCCGGATGAGCCAGCCGTTCTCGGCGTGGCGCTGAACGAAGTCTTCGTGCCGATCCTGCAGAAGCAGTTTCCGGAGATCACTGACTTCTACCTGCCGCCGGAAGGCTGTTCCTACCGCATGGCGGTGGTGACCATGAAGAAGCAGTATCCCGGCCATGCCAAGCGCGTGATGCTGGGCGTCTGGTCGTTCCTGCGACAGTTCATGTACACCAAGTTCGTCATCGTCACCGACGACGACATCAACGCCCGCGACTGGAACGACGTGATCTGGGCCATCACCACGCGCATGGATCCCAAGCGCGACACGGTGATGATCGACAACACGCCGATCGACTACCTCGACTTCGCCTCGCCGGTGTCCGGCCTGGGTTCGAAGATGGGGCTGGATGCGACACACAAGTGGCCGGGGGAAACCAGCCGCGAGTGGGGCCGCGCCATCGTCAAGGACCCCGCCGTGACGGCGCGGGTCGACGAATTGTGGCCGCAACTGGGGCTGGACTGA
- the rho gene encoding transcription termination factor Rho, producing the protein MNLTELKQKPITDLLEMVEQMGIENMARSRKQDVIFALLKKHAKSGEEISGDGVLEILQDGFGFLRSADSSYLAGPDDIYVSPSQIRRFNLRTGDTIVGKIRPPKEGERYFALLKVDSINYDRPENAKNKILFENLTPLFPNKRLVMEAGNGSTEDLTGRVIDLASPIGKGQRGLIVAPPKAGKTIMLQNIAANITRNNPECHLIVLLIDERPEEVTEMQRTVRGEVVASTFDEPPTRHVQVAEMVIEKAKRLVEHKKDVVILLDSITRLARAYNTVIPSSGKVLTGGVDAHALEKPKRFFGAARNIEEGGSLTIIATALVETGSKMDEVIYEEFKGTGNMELQLDRRIAEKRVFPAININRSGTRREELLTAEDELQRMWILRKLLHPMDEIAAIEFLLDKLKDTKTNDEFFMSMKRK; encoded by the coding sequence ATGAATCTGACCGAACTCAAGCAAAAGCCCATCACTGACCTGCTGGAAATGGTCGAACAGATGGGCATCGAAAACATGGCCCGTTCGCGCAAGCAGGATGTGATTTTTGCCCTGCTGAAAAAGCACGCGAAAAGTGGTGAGGAAATCTCCGGGGATGGCGTTCTGGAGATTCTCCAGGACGGTTTCGGCTTCCTGCGCTCCGCAGATTCTTCCTACCTGGCCGGCCCGGACGACATCTATGTTTCGCCCAGCCAGATCCGCCGTTTCAACCTGCGTACCGGTGACACCATCGTCGGCAAGATCCGTCCGCCGAAGGAAGGCGAGCGTTATTTCGCCCTGCTCAAGGTCGACTCGATCAACTACGACCGTCCGGAAAACGCCAAGAACAAGATCCTGTTCGAAAACCTGACGCCGCTGTTCCCGAACAAGCGCCTGGTGATGGAAGCCGGTAACGGTTCCACCGAGGACTTGACCGGTCGCGTCATCGACCTGGCCTCGCCCATCGGCAAGGGCCAGCGTGGCCTGATCGTCGCGCCGCCGAAGGCGGGCAAGACCATCATGCTGCAGAACATCGCGGCGAATATCACGCGCAACAACCCCGAGTGCCACCTGATCGTCCTGCTGATCGACGAGCGCCCGGAAGAAGTGACCGAGATGCAGCGCACTGTGCGCGGCGAAGTGGTCGCCTCCACCTTCGACGAGCCGCCGACCCGCCACGTGCAAGTGGCCGAGATGGTCATCGAGAAGGCCAAGCGCCTGGTCGAGCACAAGAAGGATGTGGTCATCCTGCTCGACTCCATCACCCGCCTGGCGCGTGCCTACAACACCGTGATCCCGAGCTCCGGCAAGGTGCTGACCGGTGGTGTCGACGCCCATGCCCTGGAGAAGCCCAAGCGTTTCTTCGGTGCCGCCCGTAACATCGAGGAAGGCGGTTCGCTGACCATCATCGCCACCGCGCTGGTCGAGACCGGTTCGAAGATGGACGAGGTGATCTACGAAGAGTTCAAGGGCACCGGTAACATGGAGCTGCAACTGGACCGTCGTATCGCCGAGAAGCGTGTGTTCCCGGCCATCAACATCAACCGTTCCGGCACCCGCCGCGAAGAGTTGCTGACCGCCGAAGACGAGCTGCAGCGCATGTGGATCCTGCGCAAGCTGCTGCACCCGATGGACGAGATCGCCGCCATCGAGTTCCTCCTCGACAAGCTGAAAGACACCAAGACCAACGACGAATTCTTCATGTCGATGAAAAGGAAATAA
- the trxA gene encoding thioredoxin TrxA, protein MSDYINNVTDSSFEQDVLQAAGPVLVDYWAEWCGPCKMIAPILDEVAKDYQGKLTVCKLNIDENQETPPKYGVRGIPTLMLFKNGSVEATKVGALSKSQLAAFLDSNI, encoded by the coding sequence ATGAGCGACTACATCAACAACGTCACTGACAGCAGTTTCGAGCAGGACGTACTCCAGGCCGCCGGCCCCGTTCTGGTCGACTACTGGGCCGAGTGGTGCGGCCCGTGCAAAATGATTGCGCCGATCCTCGACGAAGTCGCCAAGGACTATCAGGGCAAACTGACGGTCTGCAAGCTGAACATCGACGAGAACCAGGAAACTCCGCCGAAGTACGGCGTGCGTGGTATCCCGACCCTGATGCTGTTCAAGAACGGCAGCGTCGAAGCGACCAAGGTCGGCGCCCTGTCCAAATCCCAGCTTGCTGCCTTTCTGGACAGCAACATCTGA
- the ppx gene encoding exopolyphosphatase: MRHSSPESHPLIAALDLGSNSFHMVLARTSNGEMRILERLGEKVQLAAGLDEQRNLDENAMQRGLDCLRRFAQLVNHLPEGAVRVVGTNALREARNRAEFIRRAEDILNHQIEVISGREEARLIYLGVAHTFPCAPGKRLVVDIGGGSTEFIIGEVFDSHLRESLQMGCVSFTQRYFRDGKITAARYAQAYTAARLELMGIEQGLHRLGWQEAIGASGTIRAVGLAIKGGGHSNGEVTRAGLTWLKHKVLKLSDVEKIDLEGVKPDRRSVFPAGLAILEAIFDALDLSSMSHSEGALREGVLYDLLGRQHQEDVRDRTLSFLMERYHVDAEQAARVEGKALEAFDQVADDWKLDEGHRELLAWAARIHEVGLDIAHYQYHKHGAYLIEHSDLPGFSRRDQMMLALLVRGHRRNIPKDKFAEFEDEGTRLLRLSVLLRFAILFHHIRSDQDMPVVRLKAGEQSLEVRFPEGWLEANPLTQADFQAEADWLQRIDFNLKIR, from the coding sequence ATGCGCCACAGTTCCCCCGAATCACACCCATTGATTGCAGCCCTCGACCTGGGCTCCAACAGTTTCCACATGGTGCTGGCCCGCACCAGCAACGGCGAGATGCGCATTCTCGAACGACTGGGCGAGAAAGTGCAGTTGGCCGCCGGCCTGGACGAACAGCGCAACCTCGACGAAAACGCCATGCAGCGCGGCCTCGACTGCCTGCGACGCTTCGCGCAACTGGTCAACCACCTGCCCGAAGGCGCCGTGCGTGTAGTCGGCACCAACGCCTTGCGCGAAGCGCGCAACCGCGCAGAGTTCATCCGCCGCGCCGAAGACATTCTCAACCACCAGATCGAAGTGATCTCCGGGCGCGAAGAAGCACGCCTGATCTACCTCGGCGTGGCCCACACCTTCCCTTGTGCCCCCGGCAAGCGCCTGGTGGTCGACATCGGCGGCGGCAGTACCGAGTTCATCATCGGCGAAGTGTTCGACTCCCACCTGCGCGAGAGCCTGCAGATGGGCTGTGTCAGCTTCACCCAACGCTACTTCCGCGACGGCAAGATCACCGCCGCGCGCTATGCCCAGGCATACACCGCCGCACGTCTGGAACTGATGGGCATCGAACAGGGCCTGCACCGCCTTGGCTGGCAGGAAGCGATCGGCGCCTCCGGCACCATTCGCGCCGTCGGCCTGGCGATCAAGGGCGGCGGGCACAGCAATGGCGAGGTCACGCGCGCAGGCCTCACCTGGCTCAAGCACAAGGTGCTGAAGCTGAGCGACGTGGAAAAGATCGACCTCGAAGGCGTCAAGCCCGACCGGCGCAGTGTCTTCCCCGCCGGGCTGGCCATTCTCGAGGCCATCTTCGATGCGCTGGACCTCTCCAGCATGAGCCACTCCGAAGGCGCGCTGCGCGAAGGCGTGCTCTATGACCTGCTGGGCCGCCAGCATCAGGAAGACGTCCGTGACCGCACCCTGAGCTTTCTCATGGAGCGCTACCACGTCGATGCCGAACAGGCGGCGCGGGTCGAGGGCAAGGCGCTGGAAGCCTTCGACCAGGTGGCCGATGACTGGAAGCTCGACGAAGGCCACCGCGAGCTGCTGGCCTGGGCGGCCCGCATCCATGAGGTAGGGCTGGACATCGCCCACTACCAGTACCACAAGCACGGCGCCTACCTGATCGAACACTCCGACCTGCCGGGCTTCTCGCGCCGTGACCAGATGATGCTGGCACTGCTGGTGCGCGGGCATCGGCGCAACATTCCGAAGGACAAGTTCGCCGAGTTCGAAGACGAAGGCACACGCCTGCTGCGCCTGAGCGTGCTGCTGCGCTTCGCCATCCTCTTCCACCATATTCGCAGCGACCAGGACATGCCGGTGGTTCGCCTGAAGGCGGGCGAGCAGAGCCTCGAAGTGCGCTTCCCGGAAGGCTGGCTGGAGGCCAACCCGCTGACCCAGGCCGACTTCCAGGCCGAAGCCGACTGGCTGCAGCGGATCGACTTCAACCTGAAGATACGCTGA
- a CDS encoding DUF2218 domain-containing protein: MIHLHGGAVTASASLYMTKLCKHFRHKISVEFDERQACAEFPYGRCLMYAEADRLRFDCQAQDAEALARMRAVLDDHLPRFARQEGLVIQWQE, from the coding sequence ATGATCCATCTGCATGGCGGTGCCGTGACCGCCTCGGCTTCCCTGTACATGACCAAGCTGTGCAAGCATTTTCGCCACAAGATCAGCGTCGAGTTCGACGAGCGGCAGGCTTGTGCCGAGTTCCCCTACGGGCGTTGCCTGATGTATGCCGAAGCGGACCGGCTGCGTTTCGACTGCCAGGCGCAGGATGCCGAAGCCCTGGCCCGCATGCGGGCGGTACTGGACGACCATCTGCCGCGCTTCGCACGGCAGGAGGGGTTGGTCATCCAGTGGCAGGAGTGA
- a CDS encoding ABC transporter ATP-binding protein, whose protein sequence is MSGLRVNGLTAGYGRRHILRDLSLPLLPSGSLVALVGANGVGKSTLLRALAGLQPATGHIELDGQDISRHSAAQRAGRVAYLPQTLPQGSSLLAYETVLAANRAVPSGVAPEALQQAIAELFAVLDLEPLAMRRLDELSGGQRQMVGLAQVLVRRPQLLLLDEPTSALDLRWQLKVLETVRQITREQGSVALLAIHDINLALRFCDQLVLLGEGGLLAAGCPQQVLDSELLRRAYGIEGRVERCSQGFSLVLADRALPIPQRENPA, encoded by the coding sequence ATGAGCGGCTTGCGGGTGAATGGCCTGACGGCCGGCTATGGCCGTCGCCATATCCTGCGTGACCTGAGCCTGCCGCTCTTGCCGAGCGGTTCGCTGGTGGCGCTGGTCGGCGCCAATGGCGTCGGCAAATCGACCCTGCTCAGGGCGCTGGCGGGCTTGCAGCCGGCCACCGGGCATATCGAACTGGATGGCCAGGACATTTCCCGCCACAGCGCCGCGCAGCGTGCCGGTCGGGTCGCCTATCTACCGCAGACATTGCCCCAGGGCAGTTCGCTGCTGGCCTATGAAACCGTGCTGGCGGCGAACCGTGCCGTGCCTTCGGGCGTGGCGCCAGAGGCGCTGCAACAGGCCATCGCCGAGCTGTTCGCGGTGCTCGACCTGGAGCCACTGGCCATGCGCCGGCTCGACGAGTTGTCCGGTGGCCAGCGGCAGATGGTCGGCCTGGCCCAGGTGCTGGTGCGACGGCCTCAACTGTTGCTGCTCGACGAGCCGACCAGCGCCCTCGACCTGCGCTGGCAGCTCAAGGTACTGGAGACCGTGCGCCAGATCACCCGGGAGCAGGGTTCGGTCGCGCTGCTGGCCATCCATGACATCAACCTGGCGCTGCGCTTCTGCGACCAACTGGTGCTGCTCGGTGAAGGTGGCCTGTTGGCCGCTGGTTGCCCGCAGCAGGTGCTCGACAGCGAATTGCTGCGCCGCGCCTATGGCATCGAGGGGCGCGTCGAGCGCTGCTCGCAAGGTTTCAGCCTGGTGCTGGCTGATCGTGCCCTGCCCATTCCACAACGAGAGAACCCTGCATGA
- a CDS encoding iron ABC transporter permease, translated as MTDRLARDYRRFLRRRLFLLLSLLAAILASLVFDVVNGPSTMGLADVLRGLLDPAALSLGESVILWDVRLPYAAMALVVGASLGLAGAEMQTALNNPLASPFTLGVSAAATLGASLVIVFNLYLPGLPHTYSIPLGAFACAAGSIMLIQLLLRSYGNGVETVVLFGIAMVFALEALVALIQFMADSDTLQQVVFWTFGSLGRATWDKVAIVAVVLALCLPFSLRRAWAMTTLRAGEDQARSAGIAVDRLRMVVLLRVSLLAAVAVAFVGTISFVGLVAPHIARLLLGEDHRFYLPGSALVGALMLSLASIASKALIPGLVIPVGIVTALVGIPLFMGLILSQRRRR; from the coding sequence ATGACTGACCGCCTGGCCCGCGACTACCGGCGCTTCCTGCGCCGGCGCCTGTTCCTGCTGTTGTCGTTGCTGGCGGCGATTCTCGCCAGCCTGGTGTTCGATGTGGTCAATGGCCCTTCGACGATGGGCCTGGCCGATGTGCTGCGCGGTCTACTCGATCCTGCCGCGCTGAGCCTGGGCGAGTCGGTGATCCTCTGGGACGTGCGCCTGCCTTATGCGGCGATGGCACTGGTGGTCGGGGCTTCGCTCGGCCTGGCCGGTGCGGAAATGCAGACGGCGCTGAACAATCCGCTGGCCAGCCCGTTCACCCTGGGGGTGTCGGCGGCGGCGACGCTGGGCGCTTCGCTGGTGATCGTCTTCAACCTGTACCTGCCGGGGTTGCCGCATACCTACAGCATTCCTTTAGGCGCCTTCGCCTGCGCGGCAGGCTCGATCATGCTGATCCAGTTGCTGTTGCGCAGCTACGGCAACGGCGTGGAGACCGTGGTGCTGTTCGGCATCGCCATGGTCTTCGCGCTGGAGGCGCTGGTGGCTCTGATCCAGTTCATGGCCGACAGCGATACCTTGCAGCAGGTGGTGTTCTGGACCTTCGGCAGCCTGGGCCGCGCGACCTGGGACAAGGTCGCCATCGTTGCCGTGGTGCTTGCCTTGTGCCTGCCATTCTCCCTGCGCCGTGCCTGGGCCATGACCACCCTGCGGGCTGGCGAGGACCAGGCGCGCAGCGCCGGGATCGCCGTCGACCGTCTGCGCATGGTCGTGCTGTTGCGGGTCAGCCTGCTGGCGGCGGTGGCGGTGGCTTTCGTCGGCACCATCAGCTTCGTCGGCCTGGTCGCGCCGCATATCGCCCGACTGCTGCTGGGCGAGGACCATCGCTTCTACCTGCCGGGCAGCGCCCTGGTCGGCGCGCTGATGCTGTCGCTGGCGTCGATCGCCAGCAAGGCGCTGATTCCGGGCTTGGTGATACCGGTCGGCATCGTCACGGCGCTGGTCGGTATTCCGCTGTTCATGGGGCTGATCCTCAGCCAGAGGAGGCGCCGATGA